CCTTTGGCGGCTTCTTGCGCACCTACAATGTCATGCCCCAACTGAAACATATCACAGCGCCCAGTCTGGTGATTGGCGGGCGTCACGACTGGATTTGTGCGCCAGAATTTTCGGCGGAAATTGCGGCGGCCATTCCCCAGGCCGAGCTCATGATCTTTGAACAAAGCGGCCATAGTATCCGATCCGATCAGTTAGAAGACTTACTCAATGCCATCAGACAATTCGTCGGGAATACAACAGTTGATGATTAGCTATTAGATCCACTGAAAATGTCAGTTAACGGATCAACCTGTGGTTGATCATCACCAATCCATCACTTTTCATCATGAGTTGAACAATCATCATGGGTTGAACAAATCGCCTCGGCGGCGTCCCGTAAACAAACTAAAGAGCGCACCCAACTGAGTGCGCTCTTCGCCATACCCTCAAATTTTACGAGCCAACTCATCCTGTTAACAGTCAAACAACGCTCAGTTGTACGTTCTCTCACTCAGGGCAAGACTGACTCACGCACAGCGGCAATGCTAGCTCTCGCTAGACGCTGATGGTGCAACTTCCGTCGCAGCTTCGGCCACAACGGGTTGTTGCTCGCGCTTTTTGACTGGCTTTGGTGCACCGCTTGCGCCCTGGGGACGCGGACGGGCACTGCCACCACTGGGACGACCAGGGGGGCGGCCACCCGGACGGCGACCACCACCCGGACCGCCAAACCGCTTCTTCTTAAATGGATTCTTCTGCGGTGGAACGATCGCAATCACGTTACCATCTTTAATCGTTAAAGCCTGGTCAACGCGGACGACATTGAGATTCCAGAAATAGCCGATCGTTTTATGACCAGGCAAGACGCCTTCAAGGTTGAGCTTGAACATCTTGGCCTCAGTTTCCTGCTTCTTACGCACAGTCTGCTGAATCTTAACGACCGTTTTCTTCTCTTCCTCAGAGTAGAAAATAATCTCGCCGCGAATTGAGAACTGGTTTCCTTCAACTTCACTTGAAGGCTGATAGACCACATCCGATTCCGCCGCATCATCGGCATCATCATCGTTCGTGGACTGACTCAGATTTTCCGGCTCCCAAACTCCAACGACCTGTAAATGCAAAGTGCCTTCACGATCGCGGGTGCGGGGATAAACTACCCAAAGGTGCTGATCGGCAAGTGAGAGATGGTTCTTCACCAAACTCATCACACGTCCCAACAATACGGCCTCAACCACAGAGCCATCATCCGTCAGCATTTCGCCGCGGGTGAACTGCTCGTCGGAAGGCGTATAGGTACCGCGCACCAAACCGATCGCCCGATATTGCATCGGCTCACTCGGCGCGGGAATTGGACGTTGAACCAGATCAAGCGGTTCAATTTCTTTCGGTTCTGCCTCAGCTGCGGGTGCAGCGGGCGCAGCCGGTGCCGGCGGCTCAGGGGCCGGCGGACGGGCAATGGGTCGCTTCAGTTGACGCGACTCAGATTCCGACGCAGCGTCAGCAGCAGCTTCGGGAGCCATTGCTTCGGTATTTTCTGCATCGACTGACAAGGCAGTCGTCTTAGACGACTTAGGAGGGCGATTTGGCACGGGACTCATAGGCGACATCATGTTGATTCTGAGGGCAATTTGCAATCAGTGTGCTCATTTTACTGAATGCAGGCATAACCAAGGGAAATCCGAACAATTTCTATCAAAATCTAAAAAAAGTATTTGACAGAAACCTGAAAAACATGCTTCAGATGAACCATATTCTCTCAGAAAAGCCCACTGGGCAAGGTCATTGGCAAACCAATTTAAGTGATCGGTAACCAATTAAATGATTGGTTGACGATGGCGGGGTGTTTAGCTCGGACAATGAACGAACACCGATGCGACAACGTCTAAACCAACATGAACCCAAAATTGAAATTCAGGCTCAAGCGCAATTAGCCTCTAGCATATCCAGTTTCAATGATACTGAGCTTCTGACAGTTTGCCCGGATTTCCCGTCGGACTCACGCTCCTGAATCTGATGCAGACGATACCCCAACCGCAGTTGGTCGTTATTTTATGATTGGTTTACAATAGTTAACCTAATCGCTGTCCGACTTTATTGACGTCGAAATTGTCTGGACACCTTGATATTCATGGCGCGATCGGTATCAATTCAAAGCTGACTCGATTACCGCCCTGAATCCTGCGATGCATTACCACTTTTAAGCCTAGCCCCCATGCAAATTCCGCTGTTACAGCCCGTCGTGAACAATGTCACCCAGAAACCCAAGACCTGGCTGATTGGATTATTGGCGGTTGGTTTGGTGGGAGGCGTCATTGGCTTCCAAGGCATCCGACGACAGCGCGAATCCGAAGACAAGCTAACCGCCTTGACAGTGCCAGTCCAATCCTCGGATGTGGCGCTGCAAGTTCAGGGCACAGGGACAATTCAGCCCATTCGGAACGTGAACGTCAGTCCGAAAGTGGCGGGCCGGGTACAACAGCTATTTTTCGATCAGGGCGATCAGGTGCGGAGCGGGCAAGTGATTGCCAAAATGGATGACCAAGATGTGCGCGCCGAAGTCGCTCAAAGCACAGCTAATCTCCAATCAGCGCGGGCCAGGCTGCTGACCCTCCGCAGTCCCAGTCGCTCGGAAGCGGTCGCCCAAGCCCGTGCCGGCGTCGTCCAGGCCAATGCCAGTGTCGATCAAGCTCTCAGTGAAGCCCGGCGGACACAAAGTGAGGTCACGAGTGCCCAGAGCGAAGTGATTCGGGCCAATGGGGCGGTGGCCGATGCACAGGCAAAGTTAGATTTAGCGAAGACAAAACTCAAACGTCAACGTCAGTTAGCGGCCGCTGGCGCAATTTCCCAAAACAGCCTTGATGAGTTTGTGCAACAAGCCAAAAGCGCTGAAGAAAGCATGATTCAGGCCAAGGCACAGCGATCGCAGGCCCAATCCCGTGTCGCCCAGGCCCAAGCACAGGTAAAACAGGCCGCGGCGCGTGTGGCGCAGGTGCGAGCCCAACGCGATAGTGCCCAGGCCCAACGTAATCAACAAAACACCCTGGGCAGTGCCGGTGAAATTAGCCAAGCCCAGGCCCAGGTTGATGTCGCGGCCGCCCAGCTCCAAGCCGCCCAGAACCGGCTGAATGAAACAGCAATTCGGGCACCGTTTGATGGGGTGATCACGCAGCGATATGCCACCGTCGGCGCCTTTGTCACGCCGACGACCCAGGCTTCCGCCGCAGGTTCGGGGGCCACAAGTACCTCAATTTTTGGTCTCGCCAATGGCTTGGAAGTCCTCGCACGGGTGCCGGAAGTTGATATTGCCCGGATTCGGGCGGGGCAGGTGGTTGAAATTCGCGCGGATGCCTACCCCGATCAGAAATTTGAGGGAACCGTGCAGCGGATCGCCCCGGAAGCGGTGAATGAACAGAGCGTTACCTACTTTCAGGTAAGGGTGAAGATCCAAACGGGTTTAGACAAGCTGCGATCGGGCATGAACGTTGATCTGAATTTCACTGGCGATCAGCTGAATAACGCGACTCTGGTGCCCACTGTGGCGATCGTCACGAAGAAAGGCCAAGCCGGTGTTCTAGTGCCCGGCAAAGACAACAAACCCGAATTTAAGCCGATCGAAATTGGGGCTTCGGTCAAGGATCAAACTCAAGTTTTGAGTGGCATTGCGGAGGGCGATCGGATCTTCCAGGAACTTCCACCGGGTCTGAAACTCGACCAAATCTTGAAAAAGGACGAGAAGAAATAAATTTCCGCCACACCCAGTCAGCCTGAAAACCGTCTTAACCCTAAAGCAACTTGCCCTATGGATTGGTCAGAAAGCATCAAAATGTCGGTCAAGACCCTCACGGGCAACAAACTCCGCAGCAGCTTGACCATGCTCGGCATGATTATTGGCAATGCCTCGGTAATCGCAATGATTGGGATTGGTCAAGGTGCCCAACGTTTGGCCTCGGAGCAGTTTGAGTCCCTCGGGCCCAACGTCTTGTTCGTCACCCCGGGGTCGCGCGAAGCCCGTCGCCGCACCAATACAGTGGTGCAAACCTTAGTGTGGGAAGATGCGAAGGCAATCGCTGCCCAAGTCCCAGCCGTTTCTGGGGTTGCCCCCCAGCGCCAATCCCAGCAACCGATCGTCTACGGCAATGTCAACAAACCGACATTAGTGATTGGCACTACCCCGGCGTTCCTCCCCGTCCGTGACTTCGATGTGGCCAAAGGCCGATTCATCAACGATACAGATGTTGAAAGCAGCAAACGCATCGTCGTGATTGGCGCGGATGTGGCCAAAGGCTTCTTCGCGGGCAAAGACCCGATTGGGGAACGACTACGAATTCGGAATACCAGCTTTGAGGTCGTGGGGGTACTAGCACCCAAAGGCAGTTTCCTCGGCAATAACCAAGACGATGTCGTGATGGTACCACTGACGACGACCACGAGCGTCCTCAGTGGCCGCACCTCGCCCTATGGACTGGATCTAACCTTTATCTCGATCTCCGCTAGGGACGAAGCCAGTATCCCCGCCGCCGAATTCCAAATCACCAATCTTATGCGTCGCCGCCACAAAATCGTCACTGATGATGATTTCACCGTGGCCACCCAAAGCGATATTTTGCGGATTGTCGGCACGATTACCGGCGGTCTGACGGCATTGCTGGCGGCGATTGCTGGGGTTTCGCTACTGGTTGGGGGGATCGGCATTATGAATATCATGTTGGTTTCCGTCACCGAGCGGACCCAGGAAATTGGTCTACGTAAGGCGATCGGCGCATCGCAGCGGGATATTTTGGTGCAGTTTATGATTGAGGCCGTGTTGCTATCAGCGGCCGGGGGCGTGATTGGGACGATCGTCGGCATTAGCGGCATCTATCTCGTCGGGGCTGTTTCACCCTTGGAAGCGGCGGTTTCACCGGTGGCGGTCACCCTCGCCGTTAGCGTTTCCGGAACGATCGGTCTGGTATTCGGCGTGATTCCGGCCAAACAAGCGGCGAAGTTAGATCCAATCGTGGCGCTACGCAGTGCCTAGAGTCGGAACGATTAATCAATCAAACGCATCAAAGGAACTGACCATGGCGGAAACCATCATTCAACTCGAAGGGATCACCAAGCAGTACAACATGGGCGAAGTCACTGTACATGCCCTTGCTGGAGTTGATTTGACCGTGGAGCAGGGAGAATATTGCTCAATTATGGGTGCGTCGGGTTCGGGTAAATCCACCATGATGAATATCATTGGCTGCCTCGATCGCCCCACGGCTGGACGCTATTACTTAGATGGCGTCGAAGCGGCATCCGTCCCGGACGATGACTTAGCCCATATTCGGAATCAAAAGCTGGGCTTTGTGTTTCAGCAGTTCCATTTGCTGCCACAGTTGACAGCCCTAGAAAATGTCATGTTACCGATGGTTTATGGAGGAATCCCCACCGCCGAACGCCAAGCGCGCGCCACAGAAGCGCTGACGAAAGTCCGACTAGCCGATCGGATGAACAACAAACCAACTCAGCTCTCTGGCGGTCAACAGCAGCGGGTGGCCATTGCCCGAGCGATCGTCAATCGGCCGGTGTTGTTGCTAGCCGATGAGCCAACTGGTGCCCTGGACTCGGAAACTACGAACGAAATTCTCAACATCTTTACCGAACTGAATCAGTCCGGCATGACCGTCGTCATGGTGACGCACGAATCGGAAGTGGCCAAGATTACCAAGCGGGTAATCTGGTTTAAAGATGGTCGTGTACTGGAGCCGAATATGAAACCGGAGGAAGTTGGGGTTGTCGCAGTGGGGTAAGGGAGTTAACCCATCATCCACATCTGCCGATCGCCGGACTCAACGCCCAACTCAACGCAATCGACCAAACATCGGCTTAATCCGGTTCGATCGAGAATATTCCGCATTAATCGCCCATTGCCAGATTTTATTTAGGGGCCAATAGAGTACCGGCGCCCAGAGACTACTCAAAATCGCCGAACTGAGGGCGATTTTCGGGTGATAGCTCCAAATTTCCGCGAGTGATGGCCCGTCTTTAATAAACCCAAACTGAATGGCCATGATGGTTTCCCCAATCATCGCCATCGCAAACACGACGATCGCCACCGTAATAAAATCCTCTTGAACAAACCGTTCTTTCTGTAGCCGCGCAGTCAAAACACCCACAATCACAAGTGGCAAGACATGGGTCGGCTCCGGCGTCGTCAAGCCATCTTGAATCATGCCCAACACCAAACCCGCTGCGGCCCCCATCCAGGGCGATCGCTTCAAGCTCCAAATGACAACCCACACGAGCAGCCAATTGGGGCCAATGCCCGCAATCGACATACCTGGCAACCGCCCAAACGACAGCAGACTACATAGCAAAACTGAGACGATCGTCACCACCACACTGGTGGCAAACGGGGAGAGCAACAACACCTGACCAAACGGATTAAAGTTGAGTTTTGGCACACGTTTCATTAATTGCGCCCCTAGTTCGATGAGTTGGAGGGAGTCGCTTCAGGCACGCTGAAAGCCGGATCGATATTTGGCGCGGGCGTATTCGTCGGTTTAGCTTCCGGGGCTGGATCAAGCACCGGTGGGCTGGGATAGATAATCACCCATTCCAGGGAACTAATCGGTGCGGAAAGCTCAATCCGGGCTTCGGGAGCCGGACTTTTATCCAGTTCGATCGATTCGATCCGGCCAACGGGTAAGCCCTTTGGATATTTCTTACTCAAATTGGAGATGGCGACCGCATCCCCCACGCGCACATCGGGCACCTTCTGGAAAAATTCCATCACCGCCCGGTTATCACCAATGCCTTTCATATAGCCCGTCGCCCGACTACGGCTCACCACCACACCCGTCTTACTATTGGTGTCACTAATTAGCAGCACACGACTGGTATTCGGCGTCACACTTTCAATAAAGCCCACTACCCCACCCGGGGCCATCACAATCTGATTGGGTTTAATGCCGTTTTTACTGCCCAGCCCCAGCGTCGCCT
Above is a window of Romeriopsis navalis LEGE 11480 DNA encoding:
- a CDS encoding efflux RND transporter periplasmic adaptor subunit, with the protein product MQIPLLQPVVNNVTQKPKTWLIGLLAVGLVGGVIGFQGIRRQRESEDKLTALTVPVQSSDVALQVQGTGTIQPIRNVNVSPKVAGRVQQLFFDQGDQVRSGQVIAKMDDQDVRAEVAQSTANLQSARARLLTLRSPSRSEAVAQARAGVVQANASVDQALSEARRTQSEVTSAQSEVIRANGAVADAQAKLDLAKTKLKRQRQLAAAGAISQNSLDEFVQQAKSAEESMIQAKAQRSQAQSRVAQAQAQVKQAAARVAQVRAQRDSAQAQRNQQNTLGSAGEISQAQAQVDVAAAQLQAAQNRLNETAIRAPFDGVITQRYATVGAFVTPTTQASAAGSGATSTSIFGLANGLEVLARVPEVDIARIRAGQVVEIRADAYPDQKFEGTVQRIAPEAVNEQSVTYFQVRVKIQTGLDKLRSGMNVDLNFTGDQLNNATLVPTVAIVTKKGQAGVLVPGKDNKPEFKPIEIGASVKDQTQVLSGIAEGDRIFQELPPGLKLDQILKKDEKK
- a CDS encoding ABC transporter permease, producing MDWSESIKMSVKTLTGNKLRSSLTMLGMIIGNASVIAMIGIGQGAQRLASEQFESLGPNVLFVTPGSREARRRTNTVVQTLVWEDAKAIAAQVPAVSGVAPQRQSQQPIVYGNVNKPTLVIGTTPAFLPVRDFDVAKGRFINDTDVESSKRIVVIGADVAKGFFAGKDPIGERLRIRNTSFEVVGVLAPKGSFLGNNQDDVVMVPLTTTTSVLSGRTSPYGLDLTFISISARDEASIPAAEFQITNLMRRRHKIVTDDDFTVATQSDILRIVGTITGGLTALLAAIAGVSLLVGGIGIMNIMLVSVTERTQEIGLRKAIGASQRDILVQFMIEAVLLSAAGGVIGTIVGISGIYLVGAVSPLEAAVSPVAVTLAVSVSGTIGLVFGVIPAKQAAKLDPIVALRSA
- a CDS encoding ABC transporter ATP-binding protein — protein: MAETIIQLEGITKQYNMGEVTVHALAGVDLTVEQGEYCSIMGASGSGKSTMMNIIGCLDRPTAGRYYLDGVEAASVPDDDLAHIRNQKLGFVFQQFHLLPQLTALENVMLPMVYGGIPTAERQARATEALTKVRLADRMNNKPTQLSGGQQQRVAIARAIVNRPVLLLADEPTGALDSETTNEILNIFTELNQSGMTVVMVTHESEVAKITKRVIWFKDGRVLEPNMKPEEVGVVAVG
- the mreD gene encoding rod shape-determining protein MreD; this translates as MKRVPKLNFNPFGQVLLLSPFATSVVVTIVSVLLCSLLSFGRLPGMSIAGIGPNWLLVWVVIWSLKRSPWMGAAAGLVLGMIQDGLTTPEPTHVLPLVIVGVLTARLQKERFVQEDFITVAIVVFAMAMIGETIMAIQFGFIKDGPSLAEIWSYHPKIALSSAILSSLWAPVLYWPLNKIWQWAINAEYSRSNRIKPMFGRLR
- the mreC gene encoding rod shape-determining protein MreC, with the protein product MVTVRRWWERYGVITGLIALAIVSGVVVRQTQAAPLSEIWVWLSRPFIKADQANSVQPETVPQQPALASAKFLEIQQRLVELEAENERLQQLAGLKTKTKGQGITAPVVGRSGDHWWQQATLGLGSKNGIKPNQIVMAPGGVVGFIESVTPNTSRVLLISDTNSKTGVVVSRSRATGYMKGIGDNRAVMEFFQKVPDVRVGDAVAISNLSKKYPKGLPVGRIESIELDKSPAPEARIELSAPISSLEWVIIYPSPPVLDPAPEAKPTNTPAPNIDPAFSVPEATPSNSSN